In the Dermacentor albipictus isolate Rhodes 1998 colony unplaced genomic scaffold, USDA_Dalb.pri_finalv2 scaffold_19, whole genome shotgun sequence genome, one interval contains:
- the LOC139052184 gene encoding uncharacterized protein, which yields MMSVRTKGLHTSFFVVQFVVVFAAGASVVGLRDNLPPLDGICDAASAPDPHLLATAHVDLTVRIERHLQFRQCAGATSTSSRLERIRPSIEQYLSSGHGGTMSGRTKGLHTSFFVVQFVVVFAAGASVVGLRDNLPPLDGICDAASAPDPHLLATAHVDLTVRIERHLQFRQCAGATSTSSRLERIRPSIEQYLSSGHGGTMSGRTKGLHTSFFVVQFVVVFAAGASVVGLRDNLPPLDGICDAASAPDPHLLATAHVDLTVRIERHLQFRQCAGATSTSSRLERIRPSIEQYLSSGHGGTMSGRTKGLHTSFFVVQFVVVFAAGASVVGLRDNLPPLDGICDAASAPDPHLLATAHVDLTVRIERHLLFRQCAGATSTSSRLERIRPSIQQYLSSGHGGTMSGRTKGLHTSFFVVQFVVVFAAGASVVGLRDNLPPLDGICDAASAPDPHLLATAHVDLTVRIERHLQFRQCAVRRRLRGRRIGGWPSG from the exons ATGATGAGCGTAAGAACCAAAGGCTTACACACCTCTTTTTTCGTCGTGcagttcgtcgtcgtcttcgcggcCGGCGCATCGGTGGTTGGCCTTCGGGATAACCTTCCACCCTTGGACGGAATCTGTGATGCCGCCTCTGCTCCGGACCCACACCTGCTGGCAACAGCTCACGTGGACCTGACAGTGCGCATCGAGCGCCACCTGCAATTCCGCCAGTGCGCAGGTGCGACGTCAACGTCATCACGTCTGGAAAGGATAAGACCAAGCATCGAACAGTATCTCtccagtgggcacggaggcacgaTGAGCGGAAGAACCAAAGGCTTACACACCTCTTTTTTCGTCGTGcagttcgtcgtcgtcttcgcggcCGGCGCATCGGTGGTTGGCCTTCGGGATAACCTTCCACCCTTGGACGGAATCTGTGATGCCGCCTCTGCTCCGGACCCACACCTGCTGGCAACAGCTCACGTGGACCTGACAGTGCGCATCGAGCGCCACCTGCAATTCCGCCAGTGCGCAGGTGCGACGTCAACGTCATCACGTCTGGAAAGGATAAGACCAAGCATCGAACAGTATCTCtccagtgggcacggaggcacgaTGAGCGGAAGAACCAAAGGCTTACACACCTCTTTTTTCGTCGTGcagttcgtcgtcgtcttcgcggcCGGCGCATCGGTGGTTGGCCTTCGGGATAACCTTCCACCCTTGGACGGAATCTGTGATGCCGCCTCTGCTCCGGACCCACACCTGCTGGCAACAGCTCACGTGGACCTGACAGTGCGCATCGAGCGCCACCTGCAATTCCGCCAGTGCGCAGGTGCGACGTCAACGTCATCACGTCTGGAAAGGATAAGACCAAGCATCGAACAGTATCTCtccagtgggcacggaggcacgaTGAGCGGAAGAACCAAAGGCTTACACACCTCTTTTTTCGTCGTGcagttcgtcgtcgtcttcgcggcCGGCGCATCGGTGGTTGGCCTTCGGGATAACCTTCCACCCTTGGACGGAATCTGTGATGCCGCCTCTGCTCCGGACCCACACCTGCTGGCAACAGCTCACGTGGACCTGACAGTGCGCATCGAGCGCCACCTGCTATTCCGCCAGTGCGCAGGTGCGACGTCAACGTCATCACGTCTGGAAAGGATAAGACCAAGCATCCAACAGTATCTCtccagtgggcacggaggcacgaTGAGCGGAAGAACCAAAGGCTTACACACCTCTTTCTTCGTCGTGcagttcgtcgtcgtcttcgcggcCGGCGCATCGGTGGTTGGCCTTCGGGATAACCTTCCACCCTTGGACGGAATCTGTGATGCCGCCTCTGCTCCGGACCCACACCTGCTGGCAACAGCTCACGTGGACCTGACAGTGCGCATCGAGCGCCACCTGCAATTCCGCCAGTGCGCAG ttcgtcgtcgtcttcgcggcCGGCGCATCGGTGGTTGGCCTTCGGGATAA